CCACGCACGGGCGCCCGGACCCCGTCGAAACGGGATCCGGGCGCCGTGTGCCGCTCGGTCGGCCGATCCGGCCGTCCGTCCGGTCGTCCGTCCGAGTGTCGGTCAGACGGTCACCGCCGTGCGTTGATCCCGGCGCTCCGGCTCGCGTGTGCCGCGCGCGCCGATGAGCCGGTCCAGCGAGAGTGCGCCGGGACCGTTGAAGACGATCAGCAGGAAGGCCCAGCAGAAGATCGCCGAGGCTTCGCCGCCGTTCTCCATGGGGAACAGCCCGTCGGGCTGGTGGACGTTGAAGTACGCGTAGGCCATGGAACCCGAGGCCACGAACGCGGCG
This window of the Streptomyces niveus genome carries:
- a CDS encoding DoxX family protein, translating into MYTRLNHAQPYALGLFRMVIGLLFACHGAASLFGVLGKETLQAGAWPGWYAAVIQLVGGSLVLLGLGTRVAAFVASGSMAYAYFNVHQPDGLFPMENGGEASAIFCWAFLLIVFNGPGALSLDRLIGARGTREPERRDQRTAVTV